A region of the Arsenicicoccus dermatophilus genome:
GTCGGAGTAGGTGAACCCGCCCACGACGAACTGGCCGACGGACACGGTGGCCACGTCGGACCCGACCTTCTCGACCACCCCGACGTACTCGTGCCCGATCGGGTGGGGCTCGTCGGTGGGGTTGACCCCACGATAGGGCCACAGGTCGGAGCCGCAGATGCAGGACCGCACCACGCGCACGACCGCGTCGGTGGGGGCGAGCACGGCGGGGTCGGGTGCCTGCTCGAGGCGGATGTCTCGCGGGGCGTGGATCATCGTGGCGCGCATGCCCTCATGGTTCCACGCAGGGTCTGCCGGTGCCCGTCCTGACCACGGGCGAACCCCTCGGCCCGCCACGGCAGGGGACAGCAGCGGCCGTATGCCGCGGCCTGCGGCCAGAGTCCCGGCACGCCCGCTCGTCTGACAGGATCGGACCCATGCCTCCCCGCCGCCGCATCCCCGTCGCCCAGGGCCGCGAGGCGCTGGTCCGGTGGCTCGCCGGGCCCGATGCCGCCGACCGCTCCACCACCGCCACCGCGGTGCGCCACCTGCTGGAGGAGCTGGAGCAGCGGCACCCCGGCCGCAGCCTGGAGGTGCGGGTGCCGCCCTTCGGGGCGGTGCAGTGCGTCGAGGGTCCGGTGCACACGCGCGGCACCCCGCCGAGCGTGGTGGAGACCGACGCGGCGACCTGGCTACGGGTGGCGACCGGCGCCCTGGCCTGGGACGACGCGGTGGCCGGGGGGCTGGTGCGGGCGAGCGGCCAGCGCTCGGCGATCGGCTCGCTGCTGCCCCTGGTCCCCCCCCCGTCGATCCCCCGGGAGGGTTGAGATGACCACCGTCGGCACGGACGCCGCCGAGACCGCTGCTGCCGGGACGCACCCGGCGACGCACGCCGGCGAGGCGCCGCCCCGCCCCGGCATACGCCTGGGTCTGACGATCCTGCCCGAGCACCGCTGGCGCGACGCCGAGCCGCGGTGGCGGGCAGCCGACGACATGGGCTGGGACCACCTGTGGACCTACGACCACCTCACCTGGTCGGGCCTGCCGGACGCGCCGTGGTTCTCCACCGTGTCCACGCTGACCGCCGCGGCGCTGGTGACCTCGCGGGCTCGGCTGGGGACTTTCGTGGCGAGCCCGAACTTCCGCCACCCGGGCGCCTTCGTGCGCGACGTGCTGTCTCTCGACGACGTGTCCGAGGGCCGGCTGCTGCTCGGCCTGGGCACGGGCGGCGAGCTGGACTCCCGCAAGCTCGGTGGGCCCGAGCTCACCGTGCGGCAGCGGGTCGACCGCTTCGAGGAGTTCGCGCGGCTGCTCGACCGGCTGCTGCGGGAGGATCACGTCGACCACCGGGGCACGTACTTCACGTGCGTGGACGTGCGCACCCTCCCGGTGCCTGCTTGCCGGCCACCCTTCGTCATGGCGGGCAACGGGCCACGCGCCCAGCGCCTGGCCGTGGAGCTCGGGGACGCCTGGGTGACGACGGGGCTGCACGGGGACGACGAGGATGCCTGGTGGCGCAGCCTGCGCGAGCTCTCGGGCCGCCTGGACGAGCTCGCCCCGCCCGCGGGCTTCCGTCGCTACGTCCACGCCGACCCGGCGCACCGCTTCGCGCTGGAGTCGGCCGACCGCTTCGAGGACGTCGTGGGCCGGCTCGGCGCGCTGGGCTTCACCGACGTCATCACCCACTGGCCGCGGCCCGAAGGACCCTGTGCGGGGGACGAGCGGGTCCTCGCGCAGGTGGCCTCCCGGCTGCTCGGCCGCTGAGCGAGCCCGCCCAGCCGGCCGTCCCTCGGTAGACTGCCTGCCGTGACCGACCCCGCGCCTCGCCCCCGTCGGGGCCAGCCCAGCTTCTCCCGCTTCATCATCACCGGGGCCGTGCTGGGGGTGATCCTCGCCACTGGTCTGGCGATGATCTCCGAGGCCCGGATGGACCCCTCGCACGCGACCTACGGGCTCGGACGCGTGCTCATGTACTTCGCCGTCGTCGGCGGCGGCCTGGGTGGTCTGCTGGGGGCGATCACCGCGCTGCTGCTCGACCGGCAGGGGTGACCCCTCGACGCTGTGGGACACTGGCGCCGTGGCACGAGGTGACGGTCGACTCAATCACGACATCCTTCCCGGAGAGTCCGGCCCTCAGGACGCCTGCGGCGTCTTCGGGGTCTGGGCGCCCGGCGAGGAGGTCGGCAAGCTCGCCTACTACGGGCTCTACGCGCTGCAGCACCGCGGCCAGGAGTCGGCGGGGATCGCCACCTCCGACGGCTCGCGGATGCTCGTCTACAAGGACATGGGCCTGGTCTCGCAGGTCTTCGACGAGACCTCCCTCGGCTCGCTGACCGGGCACCTGGCGATCGGGCACACGCGCTACTCCACGACCGGCGCCAGCCGCTGGGAGAACGCCCAGCCCACGCTCGGCGGCACCGAGCACCACACCATCGCGCTCGCCCACAACGGCAACCTCATCAACACCGAGGAGCTGCGCGAGGTCCTGGCCTCCCGCCACGTCGACGGCTTCGGCGACGCGGGCGGGGAGATGCGCCGTGGCAACACCACCGACACCGCCATCGTCACCTCGCTGCTCGGCAGCCGCGGCGAGGACGTCTCCCTCGAGGAGGCCGCCCTCGCGGACCTGCCCCTGATCAAGGGCGCCTACTGCTTCGTCTTCATGGACGAGCAGACCCTGTATGCCGCGCGAGACCCGCAGGGGGTCCGCCCGCTCGTCATCGGCCGCCTGGAGCGCGGCTGGGTCGTGGCCTCGGAGACGGCGGCGCTGGACATCGTGGGTGCGAGCTTCGTGCGCGAGGTGGAGCCCGGCGAGCTGGTCGTCATCGACGAGTCGGGGCTGCGGGCGCAGTCCTTCGCCGAGCCGGTCCGCAAGGGCTGCGTGTTCGAGTACGTCTACCTCGCCCGCCCGGACACCACCATCGCGGGGCGCGGGGTCCACGCCGCCCGCGTCGAGATGGGTCGCCGCCTGGCCCAGGAGCACCCGGTCGAGGCCGACATGGTGATGCCCTCGCCCGAGTCGGGGACGCCTGCGGCGATCGGGTATGCCGAGCAGTCCGGCATCGCCTACGGCCAGGGGCTGGTCAAGAACGCCTATGTCGGCCGCACCTTCATCGCTCCCTCGCAGACGATCCGGCAGCTGGGCATCCGGCTCAAGCTCAATCCCCTGCGCGAGGTCATCAAGGGCCAGCGCCTGGTGGTCGTGGACGACTCCATCGTCCGCGGCAACACCCAGCGGGCGCTGGTCCGGATGCTGCGCGAGGCCGGCGCCGCGGAGGTGCACGTCCGCATCTCCTCGCCGCCGGTGCGCTGGCCGTGCTTCTACGGCATCGACTTCGCGAGCCGCGCCGAGCTGATCGCGACCGGTCTGGACGTGGAGGCGGTGCGCCAGGCGATCGGTGCCGACAGTCTCGGATACATCAGCGAGGAGGGCATGGTGGGCGCGACCGAGCAGCCCCGCGACCGGCTGTGCACCGCGTGCTTCTCGGGGGAGTATCCCCTCGGCGTTCCCCGCGACCAGGAGAAGGTCCTGGGCACCCCGCACGAGGCCGACACCCCGCGCGGTGCCACCGTCTGAGCGATCGTCGTCCGAGAGGTCTCTCGTCGCCCAGGCCGGCGTGCACGGACCGGCCTCGGACGGCCTGCCGCCGGACGGTCCGGCGGACGAACCGTCCTCGCCGGTCGGTCGACCGGTGGGCGACCCCGAGCCCGTGCTTCCCGACATACCGATGACTGCCCCTCCGCAGAAAGGCCCCACCCATGAGCGAGCCCATCACCTATGCGTCCGCGGGCGTCGACGTCGAGGCCGGTGACCGCGCCGTCGAGCTGATGAAGGACTCGGTGCGCCGCGCCACCCGCCCGGAGGTGCTGGGCGGGCTCGGCGGCTTCGCCGGGATGTTCGACGCGTCCGCGCTGGCCGGGATGCGGCGCCCGGTGCTGGCGACCTCCACGGACGGGGTCGGCACCAAGGTCGCGATCGCCCAGGCGATGGACCGCCACGACACCATCGGCTTCGACCTGGTCGGCATGGTCGTCGACGACATCGTGGTGTGCGGGGCCGAGCCGCTGTTCATGACCGACTACATCGCCACCGGCAAGGTCGTGCCCGAGCGCATCGCCGCCATCGTGTCCGGCATCGCGGCGGCCTGCGAGCAGGCGGGGGTGGCCCTCGTCGGCGGGGAGACCGCCGAGCATCCGGGCCTGCTCGACCCGGACGAGTACGACTGCGCCGGGGCGGCCACCGGGGTGGTGGAGCACGACGAGGTGCTCGGACCCCAGCGGGTCCGCGCGGGCGACGTCGTCCTCGGGATGGCGAGCTCCGGCCTGCACTCCAACGGCTACTCCCTGGTGCGCCGGGTCTTCTCGGCCGCCGGGTGGGACTACGAGCGGCCCGTGGCCGAGCTCGGCGCGACGCTGGGGGAGTCGCTGCTGACGCCCACCCGGGTCTACTCCCGCGACCTGCTGGCGCTGATCCGCGCCGAGGGCGTCGACATCCACGCCCTCTCCCACGTCACCGGTGGCGGGCTGGCCGCCAACCTCGCCCGGGTCCTGCCGCAGGGCGTCCTGGCGACCCTGGACCGCTCGACCTGGACGCCGGCGCCGATCTTCGAGCTCGTGCAGCGCCTCGGGCAGGTGCCGCAGGCCGACCTGGAGCGCACCCTCAACATGGGCGTGGGCTTCGTCGCGGTGCTGCCCGAGGAGTCGGTCGACCGCGCGCTGGCGGTGTGCGCCGAGCGTGACCTGCCGGCGTGGGTGATGGGCCGGGTCGCGGACCGGGGGAGCGTCACGCCTGCC
Encoded here:
- a CDS encoding LLM class flavin-dependent oxidoreductase → MTTVGTDAAETAAAGTHPATHAGEAPPRPGIRLGLTILPEHRWRDAEPRWRAADDMGWDHLWTYDHLTWSGLPDAPWFSTVSTLTAAALVTSRARLGTFVASPNFRHPGAFVRDVLSLDDVSEGRLLLGLGTGGELDSRKLGGPELTVRQRVDRFEEFARLLDRLLREDHVDHRGTYFTCVDVRTLPVPACRPPFVMAGNGPRAQRLAVELGDAWVTTGLHGDDEDAWWRSLRELSGRLDELAPPAGFRRYVHADPAHRFALESADRFEDVVGRLGALGFTDVITHWPRPEGPCAGDERVLAQVASRLLGR
- the purF gene encoding amidophosphoribosyltransferase, yielding MARGDGRLNHDILPGESGPQDACGVFGVWAPGEEVGKLAYYGLYALQHRGQESAGIATSDGSRMLVYKDMGLVSQVFDETSLGSLTGHLAIGHTRYSTTGASRWENAQPTLGGTEHHTIALAHNGNLINTEELREVLASRHVDGFGDAGGEMRRGNTTDTAIVTSLLGSRGEDVSLEEAALADLPLIKGAYCFVFMDEQTLYAARDPQGVRPLVIGRLERGWVVASETAALDIVGASFVREVEPGELVVIDESGLRAQSFAEPVRKGCVFEYVYLARPDTTIAGRGVHAARVEMGRRLAQEHPVEADMVMPSPESGTPAAIGYAEQSGIAYGQGLVKNAYVGRTFIAPSQTIRQLGIRLKLNPLREVIKGQRLVVVDDSIVRGNTQRALVRMLREAGAAEVHVRISSPPVRWPCFYGIDFASRAELIATGLDVEAVRQAIGADSLGYISEEGMVGATEQPRDRLCTACFSGEYPLGVPRDQEKVLGTPHEADTPRGATV
- a CDS encoding sterol carrier family protein produces the protein MPPRRRIPVAQGREALVRWLAGPDAADRSTTATAVRHLLEELEQRHPGRSLEVRVPPFGAVQCVEGPVHTRGTPPSVVETDAATWLRVATGALAWDDAVAGGLVRASGQRSAIGSLLPLVPPPSIPREG
- the purM gene encoding phosphoribosylformylglycinamidine cyclo-ligase, with translation MSEPITYASAGVDVEAGDRAVELMKDSVRRATRPEVLGGLGGFAGMFDASALAGMRRPVLATSTDGVGTKVAIAQAMDRHDTIGFDLVGMVVDDIVVCGAEPLFMTDYIATGKVVPERIAAIVSGIAAACEQAGVALVGGETAEHPGLLDPDEYDCAGAATGVVEHDEVLGPQRVRAGDVVLGMASSGLHSNGYSLVRRVFSAAGWDYERPVAELGATLGESLLTPTRVYSRDLLALIRAEGVDIHALSHVTGGGLAANLARVLPQGVLATLDRSTWTPAPIFELVQRLGQVPQADLERTLNMGVGFVAVLPEESVDRALAVCAERDLPAWVMGRVADRGSVTPAEGHEVVHGAKGVDGGAVQLLGAYAG